The following proteins are encoded in a genomic region of Streptomyces sp. NBC_01723:
- a CDS encoding TetR family transcriptional regulator, which translates to MSHTPGVRQAQKRKTRQALLDAALGLLEEQSLSSLGLREVTRAVGVAPTAFYRHFRSTADLGVALVEEALGSLHPMIRTTVSPAEDSDERIARAVELIAGHVAAHPAHVRFVARERHGGVQPVREAIREQLARFAEEVQAELAKDAESAGWSEADLRMLAGLYVDQMLITASLFLEALDAPEEERRRAAETATRQLRLISVGRRHWLD; encoded by the coding sequence ATGAGTCACACTCCCGGCGTTCGGCAGGCCCAGAAGCGCAAGACCCGGCAGGCGCTCCTGGACGCGGCGCTCGGGCTGCTGGAGGAGCAGAGCCTGAGCAGCCTGGGTCTGCGCGAGGTCACCCGCGCCGTGGGCGTCGCCCCGACCGCCTTCTACCGGCACTTCCGCTCCACGGCGGACCTGGGGGTGGCACTGGTCGAGGAGGCGCTGGGCAGCCTGCATCCGATGATCCGGACGACGGTGTCTCCGGCCGAGGACAGTGACGAACGCATCGCCCGCGCGGTCGAGTTGATCGCCGGGCATGTGGCCGCGCACCCGGCGCACGTCCGGTTCGTCGCCCGTGAGCGGCACGGCGGCGTGCAGCCGGTGCGCGAGGCGATACGGGAGCAACTGGCCCGGTTCGCCGAGGAGGTGCAGGCCGAGCTGGCCAAGGACGCGGAGTCCGCGGGCTGGAGCGAAGCGGACCTGCGGATGCTGGCCGGCCTCTACGTCGACCAGATGCTGATCACGGCCTCGCTGTTCCTGGAGGCCCTGGACGCCCCCGAGGAGGAGCGCAGGCGCGCCGCGGAGACGGCGACGCGCCAACTGCGGCTGATCAGCGTCGGCCGCCGGCACTGGCTGGACTGA
- the mnmA gene encoding tRNA 2-thiouridine(34) synthase MnmA, which translates to MTDTPQRTRPLRVLAAMSGGVDSAVAAARAAEAGHDVTGVHLALSANPQSFRTGARGCCTIEDSRDARRAADVIGIPFYVWDLADRFREDVVEDFVAEYEAGRTPNPCLRCNEKIKFAALLDKALALGFDAVCTGHYAKVILREDGVRELHRASDMAKDQSYVLGVLDDRQLAHAMFPLGDTLTTKDEIRAEAERRGLAVAKKPDSHDICFIADGDTQGFLADRLGRAEGDIVDEAGNRLGTHEGAYGYTIGQRKGLRIGTPAPDGKPRYVLDISPVDNTVTVGPAAALDVDALRAIKPRWCGAAPVGPGTYTAQLRAHGGETEVRAELVDDALEVSFAEPVRGVAPGQAIVLYDGTRVVGSATIASTTRATAGAA; encoded by the coding sequence ATGACTGACACCCCGCAGCGCACCCGTCCCCTTCGCGTCCTCGCCGCCATGTCGGGCGGGGTCGACTCCGCCGTCGCCGCCGCCCGCGCGGCCGAGGCGGGGCACGACGTGACCGGCGTCCACCTCGCGCTCTCCGCGAACCCGCAGTCCTTCCGCACCGGCGCCCGGGGCTGTTGCACCATCGAGGACTCACGCGACGCCCGCCGCGCCGCGGACGTCATCGGCATCCCGTTCTACGTGTGGGACCTCGCCGACCGGTTCCGCGAGGACGTGGTCGAGGACTTCGTCGCCGAGTACGAGGCCGGCCGCACCCCGAACCCGTGCCTGCGCTGCAACGAGAAGATCAAGTTCGCCGCGCTGCTCGACAAGGCGCTGGCCCTCGGCTTCGACGCCGTCTGCACCGGCCACTACGCCAAGGTGATCCTGCGCGAGGACGGCGTCCGCGAACTGCACCGCGCCTCCGACATGGCCAAGGACCAGAGCTACGTCCTCGGCGTGCTGGACGACCGGCAGCTCGCCCACGCGATGTTCCCGCTCGGCGACACGCTCACCACCAAGGACGAGATCCGCGCGGAGGCGGAGCGCAGGGGCCTCGCGGTGGCCAAGAAGCCCGACTCGCACGACATCTGCTTCATCGCGGACGGCGACACCCAGGGCTTCCTCGCCGACCGCCTCGGCCGCGCCGAGGGCGACATCGTCGACGAGGCGGGCAACCGGCTCGGCACCCACGAGGGCGCCTACGGCTACACCATCGGCCAGCGCAAGGGGCTCCGGATCGGCACCCCGGCCCCCGACGGCAAGCCGCGCTACGTCCTGGACATCTCGCCCGTGGACAACACCGTCACGGTCGGCCCGGCCGCGGCGCTGGACGTCGACGCCCTCCGCGCGATCAAGCCCCGCTGGTGCGGCGCCGCCCCCGTCGGCCCCGGCACCTACACGGCCCAGCTGCGCGCCCACGGCGGCGAGACCGAGGTGCGGGCCGAGCTGGTCGACGACGCACTGGAGGTGTCCTTCGCGGAGCCGGTGCGCGGCGTCGCCCCCGGCCAGGCGATCGTGCTGTACGACGGCACACGCGTGGTGGGCTCGGCGACGATCGCCTCCACCACGCGCGCGACCGCCGGCGCGGCCTGA
- a CDS encoding thioesterase family protein, with protein MSEAASAPAVAATVGDSEFDRDTHVTRRAPGVYDIDLSAGWTIINAVNGGYLLAVLGRALGDALPHPDPFTVSAHYLTASHPGPAVVRTETVRAGRGLSTGQASLFQYDDEGNEVERIRVLASYGDLDTLPDDVRTSVKPPAIPPVEHCFGPEDGPAPVDGSSAIADRLKLKLDPATLGWALGQPSGRGEMRAWFGLADGRDADPLSLLLAVDALPPTAFEMGLKGWVPTVELTVHVRCRPAPGPLRVSITTRNLAGGFLEEDGEVWDSADRLVAQSRQLARVRLA; from the coding sequence ATGTCAGAAGCAGCCTCCGCCCCGGCCGTAGCGGCCACCGTCGGCGACAGCGAGTTCGACCGGGACACCCACGTCACCCGGCGCGCCCCCGGCGTCTACGACATCGACCTCTCCGCCGGCTGGACGATCATCAACGCCGTCAACGGCGGCTACCTGCTGGCCGTCCTGGGCCGCGCCCTGGGCGACGCCCTCCCGCATCCGGACCCCTTCACGGTCTCGGCGCACTACCTGACCGCCTCGCACCCGGGCCCCGCGGTCGTGCGCACCGAGACCGTCCGCGCGGGACGCGGCCTCTCCACGGGGCAGGCATCCCTCTTCCAGTACGACGACGAGGGCAACGAGGTCGAGCGCATCCGCGTCCTCGCCTCCTACGGCGACCTCGACACGCTGCCCGACGACGTCCGCACCTCCGTGAAGCCGCCCGCGATCCCGCCGGTCGAGCACTGCTTCGGCCCGGAGGACGGCCCCGCCCCCGTCGACGGCAGCTCCGCCATCGCCGACCGGCTGAAGCTGAAGCTCGACCCCGCCACGCTGGGCTGGGCGCTCGGACAGCCTTCGGGCCGGGGCGAGATGCGCGCCTGGTTCGGGCTGGCCGACGGCCGCGACGCCGACCCGCTCTCGCTGCTCCTCGCGGTGGACGCGCTGCCCCCCACCGCCTTCGAGATGGGGCTGAAGGGCTGGGTGCCCACGGTCGAGCTGACCGTGCACGTGCGGTGCCGCCCGGCGCCGGGCCCACTGCGGGTCTCCATCACCACCCGCAACCTCGCCGGCGGCTTCCTGGAGGAGGACGGCGAGGTCTGGGACAGCGCCGACCGCCTGGTCGCCCAGTCCCGGCAGCTGGCCCGGGTCCGGCTCGCCTGA
- the ligA gene encoding NAD-dependent DNA ligase LigA has translation MPVAGDKQAETTSVPAEAREKHAQLAEQIEEHRFRYYVKDAPVVSDADFDRLLRTLEELEERHPELRTPESPTQKVAGSYETEFTAVAHPTRMLSLDNTFNDEELAAWTERIARELGEQEYHFLCELKVDGLAVNLTYERGRLVRAATRGDGRTGEDITPNVRTIAEIPERLKGDKVPDRVEIRGEVYFPMEKFQELNARLNEAGDKPFANPRNAAAGSLRQKDPRVTATRPLHMVVHGIGVLEGYSGMTRLSQAYDLLKTWGLPTSPHNRVVDGLEGVREFIAHYGENRHSVAHEIDGVVVKLDEIRLQGRLGSTARAPRWAIAYKYAPEEVNTKLVDIKVGVGRTGRVTPYAQVEPVTVAGSEVEFATLHNQEVVKAKGVLIGDTVVLRKAGDVIPEILGPVADLRDGSEREFVMPAECPECGTPLKAMKEGDIDLRCPNARACPAQLRERVAYLAGRECLDIEHFGGVVAAALTGPLEPAEPPLVDEGDIFDLTVEQLLPIKAYVLDQDSGLPKRDPKTGEEKIVTVFANKQGEPKKNTLALLQHIEEAKTTRPLARFLNGLSIRHVGPVAAQALAREFRSLDRIEQATEAELSNTDGVGPIIATALKEWFAEEWHREIVRKWKAAGVPLEDRSSGEDEGPRPLEGLTVVVTGTLENFTRDAAKEALQGRGAKVTGSVSKKTSFVVVGDNPGSKYDKAMQLKVPVLDEDGFTVLLEQGAEAAADVALSAEE, from the coding sequence ATGCCGGTGGCCGGCGACAAGCAAGCGGAGACGACAAGCGTGCCCGCCGAGGCGCGCGAGAAGCACGCGCAACTCGCTGAGCAGATCGAGGAGCACCGCTTCCGGTACTACGTGAAGGACGCCCCCGTCGTCAGCGACGCGGACTTCGACCGGCTGCTGCGCACCCTGGAGGAGCTGGAGGAGCGCCACCCCGAGCTGCGCACCCCCGAGTCCCCGACCCAGAAGGTCGCCGGCTCCTACGAGACCGAGTTCACGGCCGTCGCGCACCCCACGCGCATGCTCTCCCTCGACAACACGTTCAACGACGAGGAGCTGGCCGCCTGGACCGAGCGCATCGCCAGGGAGCTGGGCGAGCAGGAGTACCACTTCCTGTGCGAGCTGAAGGTCGACGGACTCGCCGTCAACCTCACCTACGAGCGTGGCCGCCTCGTCCGCGCGGCCACCCGCGGCGACGGCCGCACCGGCGAGGACATCACGCCCAACGTGCGCACCATCGCCGAGATCCCCGAGCGCCTCAAGGGCGACAAGGTCCCCGACCGCGTGGAGATCCGCGGCGAGGTCTACTTCCCGATGGAGAAGTTCCAGGAACTCAACGCCCGGTTGAACGAGGCGGGGGACAAGCCCTTCGCCAACCCCCGCAACGCGGCCGCCGGTTCCCTGCGCCAGAAGGACCCGCGCGTCACCGCCACCCGCCCGCTGCACATGGTGGTCCACGGCATCGGCGTCCTGGAGGGCTACTCGGGCATGACCCGCCTCTCCCAGGCGTACGACCTGCTGAAGACCTGGGGCCTGCCCACCTCCCCGCACAACAGGGTGGTCGACGGCCTGGAGGGCGTACGCGAGTTCATCGCCCACTACGGCGAGAACCGGCACTCCGTGGCCCACGAGATCGACGGGGTCGTCGTCAAGCTCGACGAGATCCGCCTCCAGGGGCGGCTCGGCTCCACCGCCCGCGCCCCCCGCTGGGCCATCGCCTACAAGTACGCGCCGGAGGAGGTCAACACCAAGCTCGTCGACATCAAGGTCGGCGTCGGCCGCACCGGCCGGGTCACGCCCTACGCGCAGGTCGAGCCGGTCACCGTGGCCGGCAGCGAGGTCGAGTTCGCCACGCTGCACAACCAGGAGGTCGTCAAGGCCAAGGGCGTGCTCATCGGCGACACCGTGGTGCTCCGCAAGGCCGGCGACGTCATCCCGGAGATCCTCGGACCGGTCGCCGACCTCCGGGACGGCAGCGAGCGGGAGTTCGTGATGCCGGCGGAGTGCCCCGAGTGCGGGACGCCGCTGAAGGCGATGAAGGAGGGCGACATCGACCTGCGGTGCCCCAACGCGCGTGCGTGCCCCGCCCAGTTGCGTGAGCGGGTCGCCTACCTCGCGGGCCGGGAGTGCCTGGACATCGAGCACTTCGGCGGCGTCGTGGCGGCCGCGCTGACCGGGCCGCTGGAGCCCGCCGAGCCGCCGCTGGTGGACGAGGGGGACATCTTCGACCTCACCGTCGAGCAACTGCTGCCCATCAAGGCGTACGTCCTCGACCAGGACAGCGGACTGCCCAAGCGCGATCCGAAGACCGGCGAGGAGAAGATCGTCACGGTCTTCGCCAACAAGCAGGGCGAGCCGAAGAAGAACACCCTCGCACTGCTCCAGCACATCGAGGAGGCCAAGACCACCCGCCCCCTCGCCCGTTTCCTCAACGGGCTCTCCATCCGCCACGTCGGGCCCGTCGCCGCGCAGGCCCTGGCCCGCGAGTTCCGCTCACTCGACCGCATCGAGCAGGCCACCGAGGCGGAGTTGTCGAACACCGACGGCGTCGGCCCGATCATCGCCACCGCCCTCAAGGAGTGGTTCGCCGAGGAGTGGCACCGCGAGATCGTGCGCAAGTGGAAGGCGGCCGGGGTTCCCCTTGAGGACCGGTCGAGCGGCGAGGACGAGGGGCCGCGCCCCCTCGAAGGGCTCACCGTCGTCGTCACCGGCACCCTGGAGAACTTCACCCGCGACGCCGCCAAGGAAGCCCTCCAGGGCAGGGGCGCCAAGGTGACCGGATCGGTGTCCAAGAAGACGTCGTTCGTCGTGGTCGGTGACAACCCCGGGTCGAAGTACGACAAGGCGATGCAGCTGAAGGTGCCGGTTCTGGACGAGGACGGTTTCACCGTCCTGCTCGAACAAGGAGCCGAAGCGGCGGCCGACGTCGCACTTTCGGCTGAGGAATAG
- a CDS encoding TIGR00730 family Rossman fold protein, giving the protein MNICVFLSAADLDARYTGPAKEFAELLGKGGHTLVWGGSDVGLMKVVADGVQGAGGRLLGVSVDFLAAKAREGADEMVIAGDLAERKRLLLEKADAVVIMVGGTGTLDEATEILELKKHGHTDKPVVLLNTAGFYDGLKEQFRRMEDEGFLPRPLAELVFFAEEPVGALAYLEESQGIE; this is encoded by the coding sequence ATGAACATCTGCGTCTTCCTCTCCGCCGCGGACCTCGACGCGCGCTACACCGGCCCCGCGAAGGAGTTCGCCGAACTCCTCGGCAAGGGCGGCCACACCCTCGTCTGGGGCGGCTCCGACGTCGGCCTGATGAAGGTGGTCGCCGACGGCGTGCAGGGGGCCGGAGGGCGGCTGCTGGGTGTCTCGGTGGACTTCCTGGCCGCCAAGGCGCGCGAGGGCGCCGACGAGATGGTGATCGCGGGGGACCTCGCCGAGCGCAAGCGGCTGCTGCTGGAGAAGGCCGACGCCGTGGTGATCATGGTCGGCGGCACCGGCACCCTCGACGAGGCGACGGAGATCCTGGAGCTGAAGAAGCACGGGCACACCGACAAGCCGGTCGTCCTGCTCAACACGGCCGGCTTCTACGACGGCCTCAAGGAGCAGTTCCGCCGCATGGAGGACGAGGGCTTCCTGCCCCGCCCCCTGGCCGAGCTGGTCTTCTTCGCCGAGGAGCCGGTCGGCGCGCTGGCCTACCTGGAGGAGAGCCAGGGCATCGAGTAG
- a CDS encoding alpha/beta fold hydrolase, translated as MEKNTLSRDGTRIAYERSGRGPAVVLVSGAMSTGATTAPLAAELSDRFDVTVYDRRGRGGSGDTAPYAVEREIEDLAALIEAVGGEASLYGMSSGGALALRAAASGLPVRRVAVYEVPYAMDDAAARSAAEYTEGLAEALGKDRRGDAVELFLRRTGLGEDMIRGARQSPMWAGMESVAPSLAYDDAVMGDSRVPEAGIASITAPLLALAGGASDAWWHEAARAVADAAPRGTYGTVAGQAHMVEPGVLAPVLTEFLGQ; from the coding sequence ATGGAGAAGAACACCCTTTCGCGCGACGGCACGCGCATCGCCTACGAACGCAGCGGGCGGGGACCCGCGGTGGTCCTCGTCAGCGGCGCGATGTCGACGGGCGCCACGACCGCGCCCCTGGCAGCGGAGCTGTCGGACCGCTTCGACGTCACCGTGTACGACCGCCGGGGCCGCGGCGGGAGCGGCGACACGGCCCCCTACGCGGTCGAGCGCGAGATCGAGGACCTGGCCGCCCTGATCGAGGCGGTGGGCGGCGAGGCGAGTCTCTACGGCATGTCGTCGGGCGGCGCGCTGGCGCTCCGCGCGGCGGCGAGCGGGCTGCCGGTGCGCCGGGTCGCCGTGTACGAGGTGCCGTACGCGATGGACGACGCCGCGGCGCGGTCCGCCGCGGAGTACACCGAGGGGCTCGCCGAGGCGCTCGGCAAGGACCGGCGCGGGGACGCGGTGGAGCTGTTCCTGCGCCGGACCGGCCTGGGCGAGGACATGATCCGGGGCGCCCGGCAGTCGCCGATGTGGGCGGGCATGGAGTCGGTCGCGCCGAGTCTGGCGTACGACGACGCGGTGATGGGCGACAGCCGGGTCCCGGAGGCCGGGATCGCCTCGATCACCGCTCCCCTGCTGGCCCTCGCGGGCGGCGCGAGCGACGCCTGGTGGCACGAGGCGGCCCGGGCGGTCGCCGACGCGGCACCGCGCGGCACCTACGGCACCGTGGCGGGACAGGCCCACATGGTGGAGCCGGGCGTACTGGCGCCGGTGCTGACGGAGTTCCTGGGTCAGTGA
- a CDS encoding N-acetylmuramoyl-L-alanine amidase: MGAKHESTSGSADGSAGGSGDADRRIGRRALIVGGAAAAVGTAVLARDELARLWWRVPGVERPREEGAVDYSGARWVAAADANWRRADRPDDFGVDMVIVHVTQGSFDSAVKAFQDPGHQAATHYIVGQDGGVTQMIRELDVAYHAGNRDYNERSVGIEHEGFVDRPQDFTDAMYAASARLTAGICARYDIPLDREHIIGHVEVPGTDHTDPGPHWDWERYMKLVRRAATSTPSPSPSRSGA; encoded by the coding sequence ATGGGGGCGAAGCACGAATCCACGAGTGGGTCCGCGGACGGGTCGGCGGGCGGGTCCGGCGACGCGGACCGGCGGATCGGCCGGCGCGCGCTGATCGTCGGCGGTGCCGCCGCGGCCGTGGGCACGGCCGTGCTGGCCCGCGACGAGCTGGCCCGGCTGTGGTGGCGGGTGCCGGGCGTCGAGCGGCCCCGCGAGGAGGGCGCGGTCGACTACTCCGGCGCGCGCTGGGTGGCGGCGGCGGACGCGAACTGGCGGCGGGCCGACCGGCCGGACGACTTCGGCGTCGACATGGTGATCGTGCATGTGACGCAGGGCAGTTTCGACAGCGCGGTGAAGGCGTTCCAGGACCCGGGGCACCAGGCGGCCACGCACTACATCGTGGGCCAGGACGGGGGCGTCACCCAGATGATCCGCGAGCTGGACGTGGCGTACCACGCGGGCAACCGCGACTACAACGAACGCAGTGTCGGCATCGAGCACGAGGGCTTCGTGGACCGCCCGCAGGACTTCACCGACGCGATGTACGCCGCCTCCGCGCGGCTGACGGCGGGCATCTGCGCGCGGTACGACATACCCCTGGACCGCGAGCACATCATCGGCCACGTGGAGGTGCCGGGCACCGACCACACCGACCCGGGCCCGCACTGGGACTGGGAGCGGTACATGAAGCTGGTGCGCCGGGCGGCCACGAGCACCCCGTCACCCAGTCCGTCCCGGTCCGGGGCGTAG
- a CDS encoding DUF4190 domain-containing protein, with translation MQLTAPANRSTRPTGIRDTDGMAVASFVLGLLGLLVLNVFLGPIAIALASVALWRGTARRGRALLGLGLGVADLLVLVAFMATDNTMSWSM, from the coding sequence ATGCAGCTCACCGCACCGGCCAACCGCTCCACCCGCCCCACCGGCATCCGGGACACCGACGGCATGGCCGTCGCTTCCTTCGTCCTCGGCCTGCTCGGCCTGCTCGTCCTCAACGTCTTCCTGGGCCCGATCGCCATCGCCCTGGCCTCGGTCGCCCTGTGGCGCGGCACCGCCCGCCGCGGCCGGGCCCTCCTCGGTCTCGGCCTGGGCGTCGCCGACCTGCTGGTCCTGGTGGCGTTCATGGCCACGGACAACACGATGTCGTGGAGTATGTGA
- a CDS encoding DUF427 domain-containing protein, with product MTKGHIITVEPSDRHVRAVHGGRVLAESDKALVLHETGCPDRFYIPAEDVRLDLLTPSGTRTHCPFKGDASYWSLPEAADLVWAYPDPKTEVAEIKDHLCFYDVEVS from the coding sequence GTGACCAAGGGACACATCATCACCGTGGAGCCGAGCGACCGGCACGTGCGCGCGGTGCACGGCGGCCGGGTCCTGGCGGAGAGCGACAAGGCGCTGGTCCTGCACGAGACGGGCTGTCCGGACCGCTTCTACATCCCGGCCGAGGACGTACGGCTCGACCTGCTGACGCCCTCCGGCACCCGGACGCACTGCCCCTTCAAGGGCGACGCGTCCTACTGGTCGCTGCCCGAGGCGGCCGACCTGGTCTGGGCGTACCCGGACCCGAAGACGGAGGTGGCGGAGATCAAGGACCACCTCTGCTTCTACGACGTCGAGGTCTCCTGA
- a CDS encoding cysteine desulfurase family protein: MAYLDHAATTPMLPEAVETLTAHLGVTGNASSLHASGRRARRTVEEARETLAEALGARPSEVVFTSGGTEADNLAVKGLYWARRDADPARTRVLASPVEHHAVLDAVHWLGEHEGARVEYLPVDAHGRVHPDTLREAVARNPDDVALATVMWANNEIGTILPVRELADVAAEFGVPLHADAVQAVGQLPVDFAASGLAAMTVSGHKIGGPYGIGALLLGREYTPVPVLHGGGQERHVRSGTLDVPAIASFAVAGRLAAEQREWFAREIGALRDDLVDAVRTAVPDAILGGDPAPEGRLPANAHFTFPGCEGDSLLLLLDAQGIECSTGSACTAGVAQPSHVLLATGTDPDLARGTLRFSLGHTSTEADVEALGKAIGPAVERARAAGLT; this comes from the coding sequence ATGGCTTACCTCGACCACGCCGCGACCACCCCGATGCTTCCCGAGGCGGTCGAGACACTCACCGCGCACCTGGGCGTCACCGGCAACGCCTCCTCGCTCCACGCGTCCGGCCGCCGTGCGCGGCGCACCGTCGAGGAGGCCCGCGAGACCCTCGCCGAAGCGCTCGGCGCCCGCCCCAGCGAGGTGGTCTTCACCTCCGGCGGGACCGAGGCCGACAATCTCGCCGTCAAGGGCCTGTACTGGGCCCGGCGCGACGCCGACCCGGCCCGCACCCGGGTGCTGGCCAGCCCCGTCGAACACCACGCGGTCCTCGACGCGGTGCACTGGCTGGGCGAGCACGAGGGCGCCCGGGTCGAGTACCTGCCCGTGGACGCCCACGGCCGCGTGCACCCCGACACGCTGCGCGAGGCCGTCGCCCGCAACCCCGACGACGTCGCCCTCGCCACCGTCATGTGGGCCAACAACGAGATCGGCACCATCCTGCCGGTCCGTGAACTCGCCGACGTGGCCGCCGAGTTCGGCGTACCGCTGCACGCCGACGCGGTCCAGGCTGTCGGCCAGCTCCCGGTCGACTTCGCCGCCTCCGGGCTCGCCGCGATGACCGTTTCCGGCCACAAGATCGGCGGCCCCTACGGCATCGGCGCGCTGCTCCTCGGCCGCGAGTACACCCCGGTGCCCGTCCTGCACGGCGGCGGCCAGGAACGCCACGTCCGCTCCGGCACCCTCGACGTCCCCGCCATCGCCTCCTTCGCGGTCGCCGGACGCCTCGCCGCCGAGCAGCGCGAGTGGTTCGCCCGCGAGATCGGCGCCCTGCGCGACGACCTGGTCGACGCCGTCCGCACGGCGGTCCCGGACGCCATCCTCGGCGGCGATCCGGCACCGGAGGGGCGCCTGCCGGCCAACGCCCACTTCACCTTCCCCGGCTGCGAGGGCGACTCCCTGCTGCTCCTGCTCGACGCCCAGGGCATCGAGTGCTCCACCGGCTCCGCCTGCACGGCGGGCGTCGCCCAGCCCAGCCATGTCCTGCTGGCCACCGGCACCGACCCCGACCTGGCCCGCGGCACCCTGCGCTTCTCCCTCGGCCACACCTCCACGGAGGCCGACGTGGAGGCGCTCGGCAAGGCGATCGGACCCGCGGTGGAGCGGGCGCGGGCGGCCGGGCTGACGTAG
- a CDS encoding methionine synthase, translated as MSENSQSSFGPATGVGSLPGDDAREAVKTATGTFEDFPFLPELPARGPGADMIGRTAGMLVELYARVEPSGWRLGDRPGRDTKRARAWLGEDLDALEEFTQGYQGPLKVQAVGPWTLAAALELRGGEAVLSDAGACRDLAASLAEGLRLHLAEVRRRVPGARVVLQLDEPSLTAVLRGQVRTASGYRTHRAVDRQVVEATLRDVAGAHGGDPVVVHSCAPDVPFALLRRAGVAGISFDFSLLTERDDEALGEAVESGTRLFAGVVPGTDGPLSDPAGSVMGVRTLWRRLGLRPELLAEAVTVTPSCGLAGASPAYARRALAQCVRAARSLADNPE; from the coding sequence GTGAGTGAAAACAGCCAGTCCAGCTTCGGTCCCGCCACGGGCGTCGGCTCCCTCCCGGGGGACGACGCCCGCGAGGCCGTCAAGACCGCCACGGGCACCTTCGAGGACTTCCCCTTCCTCCCCGAACTGCCCGCCCGAGGCCCCGGCGCCGACATGATCGGCCGCACCGCCGGGATGCTCGTCGAGCTGTACGCGCGCGTGGAGCCCAGCGGCTGGCGGCTGGGCGACCGGCCCGGACGCGACACCAAACGGGCCCGCGCCTGGCTCGGGGAGGACCTGGACGCCCTGGAGGAGTTCACGCAGGGCTACCAGGGGCCGCTGAAGGTCCAGGCCGTCGGCCCGTGGACGCTCGCCGCGGCCCTCGAACTCCGGGGCGGCGAGGCGGTCCTGTCCGACGCCGGCGCCTGCCGCGACCTCGCCGCCTCGCTCGCCGAGGGCCTGCGCCTGCACCTGGCGGAGGTGCGGCGCCGCGTGCCCGGCGCCCGTGTCGTCCTCCAGCTCGACGAGCCCTCGCTCACCGCCGTCCTGCGCGGCCAGGTACGCACCGCCAGTGGTTACCGCACCCACCGTGCCGTGGACCGCCAGGTCGTCGAGGCCACCCTGCGCGACGTCGCCGGGGCGCACGGCGGCGACCCCGTCGTGGTCCACTCCTGCGCACCGGACGTCCCCTTCGCCCTGCTGCGCCGGGCGGGCGTCGCGGGCATCTCCTTCGACTTCTCGCTCCTCACCGAGCGTGACGACGAGGCGCTCGGCGAGGCGGTCGAGTCGGGCACCCGGCTCTTCGCCGGTGTCGTGCCCGGCACCGACGGCCCGTTGTCAGACCCTGCCGGTAGCGTCATGGGTGTCAGGACGCTGTGGCGCAGGCTGGGGCTGCGGCCGGAGCTGCTCGCGGAGGCGGTCACCGTCACCCCGTCGTGCGGACTCGCGGGCGCTTCCCCCGCGTACGCCCGCCGGGCCCTCGCCCAGTGCGTCCGGGCGGCGAGATCCCTCGCGGACAACCCAGAGTAA
- a CDS encoding SDR family oxidoreductase has protein sequence MATHVITGAGSGIGAAVTRRLHERGDEVVLHARDAGRAKELAAAYPGAKTLVGDLADPEKLSWAFSHQTLPERVDSLLHIAGVVDLGPVGDLTPKTWRHQLAVNLVAPAELTRLFLPQLRVAQGQVLFVNSGSGLNAHAGWSAYGASKHGLKALADALRQEEHANGVRVTSVYPGRTASPMQAKVHQQEGKEYDASRWIDPESVATTILTALDLPRDAEINDLTVRPGR, from the coding sequence ATGGCTACACATGTGATCACCGGAGCGGGCTCCGGCATCGGCGCGGCCGTCACCCGCCGCCTGCACGAGCGCGGCGACGAAGTCGTCCTGCATGCGCGCGACGCGGGCCGCGCCAAGGAACTGGCGGCCGCCTACCCCGGTGCGAAGACGCTGGTCGGCGATCTGGCCGACCCGGAGAAGCTCTCCTGGGCCTTCTCGCACCAGACGCTGCCCGAGCGCGTGGACTCGCTGCTGCACATCGCCGGCGTCGTCGACCTCGGACCGGTCGGCGACCTCACCCCGAAGACCTGGCGCCACCAGCTGGCCGTGAACCTCGTCGCCCCCGCCGAGCTGACCCGCCTCTTCCTGCCCCAGCTCCGGGTCGCCCAGGGCCAGGTGCTGTTCGTCAACTCCGGTTCCGGCCTCAACGCCCACGCCGGCTGGTCGGCGTACGGCGCCTCCAAGCACGGCCTCAAGGCGCTCGCCGACGCCCTGCGCCAGGAGGAGCACGCGAACGGCGTCCGCGTCACCTCCGTCTACCCGGGCCGCACCGCCAGCCCGATGCAGGCCAAGGTCCACCAGCAGGAGGGCAAGGAGTACGACGCGTCGCGGTGGATCGACCCCGAGTCGGTCGCCACGACCATCCTGACGGCCCTCGACCTCCCGAGGGACGCCGAGATCAACGACCTCACGGTCCGCCCGGGAAGGTGA